A window of Sebastes umbrosus isolate fSebUmb1 chromosome 3, fSebUmb1.pri, whole genome shotgun sequence contains these coding sequences:
- the zdhhc5a gene encoding palmitoyltransferase ZDHHC5a, translated as MPGVSSSKSGGRGPSSSPLPHGTVPPSRPLRPSRYVPVSAATFFLVGSTTLFFCFTCPWLSERFSVAVPIYNGVIFLFVLANFCMATFMDPGIFPRAEEDEDKEDDFRAPLYKTVEIRGIQVRMKWCSTCRFYRPPRCSHCSVCDNCVEDFDHHCPWVNNCIGRRNYRYFFLFLMSLTAHIMAVFGFGLLFILYHRQNIDRLHAIVTLAVMCVAGLFFIPVAGLTGFHIVLVARGRTTNEQVTGKFRGGVNPFTNGCRKNVSHVLCSSQAPRYLGRKKCVQSVCVQPPFLRPQLTEAQLAAKILDNGIQGDLHRSKSSLEMMESQSCDAEPPPPPKPELRYPGITRGNTEDCSLLNKAPPTPTMYKYRPTYSPGKNHTALTHAYANQLSRGESVGSARDSSSSTSSLLQASQQPGFRSQPSLDRRDTSSDRVGVGGGGERREGRREAGGGGGGGIPGYSLGGRSYPSFSDPTVLSGVASRSSSSTHTSAGAVHVSEATTASASFKSLANQTPPPHHPSRNGSLSYDSLLAGGEDFDKGVAAGSAAPEVSSGRPCTPAAGGYSSPFLSSQQRDAEMHSQTAQSPRHYHRTSHHHHHSYLHRSSSSTTSSSPPPPPERERLLAEPHPGAHPAPANQAPAPPSSSAPPPPHQHHAHHHHHHHHHAQHHHHHHSSASSSTSRPPRFAAPHAPPHHAYPYRTRSTDTPLGPSSTSTTHPPRSPHPPPLGKSLSYSSAAAAEMQYRLVRKASASAGANAAGVGGGGSGGMGGGGIQAPKDELIQMKPLCRTNGSHPFSSASSCSAPSSPSHPVGVSARHGVAYPSSALTQSPAHKPQGGGVKKVTGVGGTTYEISV; from the exons ATGCCAGGTGTCAGCAGTAGTAAGAGCGGAGGGCGGGGTCCGTCCTCGTCACCCCTCCCCCATGGCACAGTCCCGCCCAGCAGACCCCTGAGACCCTCCCGCTACGTCCCGGTGTCGGCAGCCACCTTCTTCCTCGTCGGCTCCACCACGCTCTTCTTCTGCTTCAC GTGTCCGTGGCTTTCAGAGCGTTTCTCGGTAGCCGTGCCCATCTACAATGGAGTcatcttcctgtttgttttggcTAACTTCTGCATGGCCACGTTCATGGACCCTGGCATCTTCCCGAGAG ctgaggaggacgaggacaaGGAGGATGATTTTCGTGCTCCCCTCTACAAGACCGTGGAGATCAGAGGGATCCAGGTCAGGATGAAGTGGTGTTCAACCTGTCGCTTCTACAGGCCGCCACGGTGCTCCCACTGCTCCGTCTGTGACAACTGTGTCGAG GACTTTGACCACCACTGTCCTTGGGTAAACAACTGCATCGGCAGGAGGAACTACCGctacttcttcctcttcctcatgtcTCTGACGGCTCACATCATGGCCGTGTTTGGCTTCGGCCTGCTCTTTATCCTCTACCATCGCCAAAACATCGACCGCCTGCACGCCATCGTCAC GCTGGCTGTAATGTGTGTTGCAGGCCTGTTCTTCATCCCTGTTGCTGGCCTCACTGGTTTCCACATAGTGCTTGTGGCCAGAGGCAGGACAACCAACGAACAG gTAACAGGGAAGTTCAGAGGAGGTGTTAACCCTTTCACCAATGGCTGTCGGAAGAATGTCTCTCATGTCCTCTGCAGCTCACAGGCACCCAG GTATCTGGGCAGAAAGAAGTGTGTGcagagcgtgtgtgtgcagcctcCCTTTCTGCGGCCACAGCTGACAGAGGCCCAGCTGGCTGCAAAGATCTTGGACAACGGCATACAGGGAGACCTGCACCGG TCCAAGTCCAGTCTGGAGATGATGGAGAGCCAGTCGTGTGACGctgagcctcctcctcctcctaaacCAGAGCTCCGCTATCCTGGAATCACCAGAGGAAACACTGAGG ATTGCAGTCTACTGAACAAAgcccctcccacccccaccaTGTACAAATACAGGCCCACCTACAGCCCCGGCAAGAACCACACAGCGCTCACGCACGCTTACGCCAACCAG TTAAGTCGAGGGGAGAGTGTTGGCAGTGCCAgggactcctcctcctccacctcctccctccttcaggCTAGCCAGCAGCCCGGTTTCCGCTCCCAGCCGAGCCTGGACCGGAGGGACACTTCGTCCGACAGAGTGGGAGTGGGAGGAggtggggagaggagagaggggagaagagaggcggggggaggaggaggaggaggcatccCCGGCTACTCCCTCGGCGGACGCTCGTACCCCTCCTTCTCTGACCCGACGGTCCTCTCGGGAGTGGCATCGCGATCTTCCAGCTCCACGCACACCTCAGCGGGCGCCGTCCACGTCTCCGAGGCAACCACCGCCTCGGCCAGCTTCAAGAGCTTAGCCAATCAGACGCCCCCGCCTCACCACCCGTCCCGCAACGGGAGCCTGTCGTATGACAGCCTACTGGCAGGTGGTGAGGATTTCGACAAAGGGGTGGCGGCGGGTTCAGCAGCCCCTGAGGTCTCCTCCGGGAGACCCTGCACACCAGCGGCAGGTGGCTACAGCTCCCCCTTCCTGTCATCACAACAGAGAGATGCTGAGATGCACTCCCAGACCGCCCAGTCACCCCGTCACTACCACCGcacctcccaccaccaccaccactcctaCCTCcatcgctcctcctcctccaccacgtCCTCCTCCCCACCGCCTCCTCCAGAGAGAGAGCGCCTGCTGGCCGAGCCCCACCCCGGCGCTCACCCCGCGCCCGCCAATCAGGCCCCggctcccccctcctcttctgCCCCGCCTCCCCCGCACCAGCACCACgcacatcatcaccaccatcaccaccaccacgcacaacatcatcaccaccaccactcctCCGCCTCTTCCTCTACCTCCCGCCCTCCCCGCTTCGCCGCCCCTCACGCACCACCACACCACGCTTACCCCTACCGCACTCGCTCCACCGACACACCTCTGGgaccctcctccacctccaccacccacCCTCCCCGCTCCCCGCACCCACCGCCTCTGGGCAAGTCGCTCTCTTACTCGAGTGCCGCCGCCGCCGAAATGCAGTACCGGCTGGTCCGAAAGGCTTCTGCGTCAGCCGGCGCGAACGCGGCgggggtgggaggaggaggaagtggagggatgggaggaggaggaatacaAGCGCCGAA